TCGGGAGGCGTTGGCAAAAAATGCCACACAaatgacagacagacaggcagacagcaAACAAATGTTGACCGTTTTTGGTGATGTCGGGATTGTCAGTGGCATCGGGAATCCGAAGCGGCGGTGGACTGTGGGCCAGCCATGGGGCAGCAGAGGGGCAACGGAGGCAGCGGCAACACCAGTTTATCAAGCcaaaagacccaaaacaaTAAATTACGCAATCCAAATGCTCAACTGCAGTCCATCAATGGCATAATGAGGCAGGCAGCGGGCgagcaagagccagagccagacccagagccagagccggagacgACTCCGAGTCCGACTCTGAGTCCCGAGTCGCAGAGGCAAGTCCCAGCGTAGAGATGCATTACCATATCGGCATAAATTCCGGAGCACATCGTTAAGTGGGCTGACGAGTGCCACCAGACACTGCCGCAGAAAACAGGCTCGAGAGCAggttgcatgccacatgccactgcccatgccacatgccaggCTGCCCGGCTGCCAGACGTCCAACTTCCAGACTCTTGGCCACCTAATGAGGGAATTACCGGCCAATGCCGATGCCAATGCAACAACGTCATCGATAATGGTCTTCTGTGGCTGCCCCTTGTGGCACCTGCAGACACAAgactgcccctgcctctgcctctgcctctgcctccgacTGCTCGCCCGCCCGCCTGCCCAGTGGGTGGAGTGTTGCACTTGACCTTTAACATTGCGGATGGCGCCCCAGCTCCAGGGGGATGGAGGAAGACGGATGGATGTCTTACAAGGAGAACGAAGCCCAAGCTCTTTAATAATTCAATTTCGCTGCCTAAAATCGTGTTCAAATACATTTGCGGCAAGAGTGCTGTCCGACGCCGATAAAGTGGTCTATTTGCTGTGATCGCCGTACTCCTTGATCATGTCCATGACGGCAAGGATGCAGCCGTACACCAGGATCACTGAGCCAATGATGACAATCAGGATGTTCTTGACGAGCTTCCAACGCAGCTTGCCGTAGGTGTAGGGGGCATGGTAGTTGAGGCACATGTCGATGCAGGCCGGAAAGATGAGGTTCAGCAGGGAGATGGTGAAGGCCCCGACCAGGGCCAGCAGGGGCCCCAGATCGGGGAAGGCCACCGCATTGACGGTGCACACAAGGACGAATATCAGCCGGCAAATGTACTCCATCCGATGCGGATTGTTCAGCTTGCCATTCCGATCCAGATAGTGATTGAGTATGATGTCGATGGTCACGTAGCCGGAGAGGGGGAAGGTCAGGAACACGGCCATGCTAATGCAGACCTTGGACACCTGCGCGGGTCTATAGGGGATTACTGGGACTGCGGCTGAGATTGAGGTGCGATCTCTGGTGCTCAACTCACATTTCATCGTTGGGCAGATCGAGGGTGATACTGCCGTGCACGGACTCCCCATAGCGCCAGTATCCCATGGTGGCAAAGATCAGGTAGGAGATGACGACCACAGCCGAGGCCAGATTTAGGACGCCGAACCATCCGATGTACTGCTCCGGATAGGTCATCTTCGACTCAATGGCCAGCATCTGCGGGGAGCACAAGGCACAATTACGCAGAGcccagtcgaaggcagaaaGCCCTTGAAGCACCTACCACTCCCACAGAGCTCACGGAGAACAGCGCAATGCCGAAGAAGAGAGGCAGCTTCGAGGGCTCTTTGAACGCATCACGCTCCGAGATTGGCGGCAGGTTCTGGAACAGGTAGTAGAAGATCAGGAAAAAGCCCAGATACATCGAAATGTTGGCCGCCAGATTGAAGGGCACCAGATTCTTCAGATGGCGGATGAGGAACAGCGGAACCGAGAGTATACCCACGAACACAATGAAAATCCACAGATCAATGACCCTGATATAGTAATCCGACAGTTGCTTGACATTGACGGACACAAACACGA
The sequence above is a segment of the Drosophila pseudoobscura strain MV-25-SWS-2005 chromosome X, UCI_Dpse_MV25, whole genome shotgun sequence genome. Coding sequences within it:
- the LOC6900605 gene encoding glutamate transporter polyphemus isoform X1; its protein translation is MANSDYNPYEHRDVEVTMSNVGAFVSLLKCVIGTGILALPLAFSYSGWLNGGILLVLITILLIHGMTLLIICMVESARRQEQGYCNFPDTMEYAFNQGPNWCRYCSKASGYLVDGVLAFSHYGVCVVYLVFVSVNVKQLSDYYIRVIDLWIFIVFVGILSVPLFLIRHLKNLVPFNLAANISMYLGFFLIFYYLFQNLPPISERDAFKEPSKLPLFFGIALFSVSSVGVMLAIESKMTYPEQYIGWFGVLNLASAVVVISYLIFATMGYWRYGESVHGSITLDLPNDEIPAQVSKVCISMAVFLTFPLSGYVTIDIILNHYLDRNGKLNNPHRMEYICRLIFVLVCTVNAVAFPDLGPLLALVGAFTISLLNLIFPACIDMCLNYHAPYTYGKLRWKLVKNILIVIIGSVILVYGCILAVMDMIKEYGDHSK
- the LOC6900605 gene encoding glutamate transporter polyphemus isoform X2; this encodes MANSDYNPYEHRDVEVTMSNVGAFVSLLKCVIGTGILALPLAFSYSGWLNGGILLVLITILLIHGMTLLIICMVESARRQEQGYCNFPDTMEYAFNQGPNWCRYCSKASGYLVDGVLAFSHYGVCVVYLVFVSVNVKQLSDYYIRVIDLWIFIVFVGILSVPLFLIRHLKNLVPFNLAANISMYLGFFLIFYYLFQNLPPISERDAFKEPSKLPLFFGIALFSVSSVGVMLAIESKMTYPEQYIGWFGVLNLASAVVVISYLIFATMGYWRYGESVHGSITLDLPNDEMCPRSALAWPCS